One Actinomycetospora corticicola genomic window, GGCGATCGCGGTGCCGCTGGTGCTGCCGGTGATGAACTACGTCGAGGGCGGCATCACCGCCGCGAAGCTGGTGCTCGTCGTGGTCCTGACCGTCGGGATGATCGTCGGCTGCGTCGTGATCCTGAGGCCGTGGGGGCTGCCCTTCGCGGTCGGGCTGCAGGTCGTCATGCTGCTCGGCTGGGTGCTGTCGCCCTCCCTGGGCGTGCTCGGTCTGATCTTCTGCCTGGTCTGGGGCCTGATGCTCTGGATGCGCCGTGAGGTGATTCGTCGGCAGGAGGCCTGGTTCGCCCCGCAGTGAGCTGCGAGGGTGGGCCGATGGGCTCCGACAACCGCGCCCGCCGCGCGCAGCGCTCGCGGGACAAGACGCGTGAGGTCCGCCGGATGCGGCGGACCGCCGTCGAGATCGACGACGTCGACCGGGACGAGTTCGAGCGGCGTGTCCCCGAGGATCCCCTGCCGGACGCGCTAGGCAGATGATCATGCCGAGCGCGACGAGCGCCGATGTCGCACTCGACACGATCACATGCCTAGCCGTCCGATGGGCGGGAACCGTCCCGGCCCCCGCGGAGTCCGAGCGGATGTGGACACCAGTCGCCCGTTCCGTCATACCGACCTCGTCGCGTCCGGGGCTCTGACCCGTCACCACCTCGTCGACGGCCGCTTCACCACGCTCTTCGCGGGCGTGTCCGTGGACCGCGGCGTCGTGGTCACG contains:
- a CDS encoding DUF4233 domain-containing protein, whose amino-acid sequence is MSTPDDAPEELVRPPDPRRAFRGPASACLVLEAIAVPLVLPVMNYVEGGITAAKLVLVVVLTVGMIVGCVVILRPWGLPFAVGLQVVMLLGWVLSPSLGVLGLIFCLVWGLMLWMRREVIRRQEAWFAPQ